A genomic region of Magnolia sinica isolate HGM2019 chromosome 6, MsV1, whole genome shotgun sequence contains the following coding sequences:
- the LOC131249022 gene encoding ubiquitin-like protein 5, whose protein sequence is MIEVVLNDRLGKKVRVKCNDDDTIGDLKKLVAAQTGTRPDKIRIQKWYTIYKDHITLKDYEIHDGMGLELYYN, encoded by the coding sequence atgatagagGTGGTGTTGAACGACAGGCTGGGGAAGAAGGTGAGGGTGAAGTGCAACGACGACGACACGATCGGAGATCTGAAGAAATTGGTGGCGGCCCAGACGGGGACGAGGCCCGACAAGATCCGTATCCAGAAGTGGTACACCATCTACAAAGACCACATCACCCTCAAGGACTACGAGATTCATGACGGCATGGGCCTCGAGCTCTACTACAATTAG